In the Leptospira limi genome, one interval contains:
- a CDS encoding chromosome segregation SMC family protein — protein MHLKSLNIVGFKTFADETEINFDPGFTAVVGPNGSGKSNIVDSVKWVFGEKSAKGLRGEKMDDVIFHGTESRRAAGFSEVSILFDNDDRFFNIDYPSVKITRRLYPDGENEYYLNDIRTTRKDIEKTLLDTGIGKSSYSILEQGRVDQILNSKPEERRAIFEEAAGVSRFKLDRKEATKKLEDTNQNLLRIHDIMSSMQKDLEVKEKQSEKAEQYFKLKSDLDESDKNLRYLKLKDFKRRMKKSDEELQEIREKNKSILSLIQNETNLISEKETIKEAKEREIAEIDKKLFDHLSKSQIQKEKIAKNKTFIQEYELRIGEILSSLELENQATIKLEVEKKAIELENERQREIQATLQEEITELESKRVSLELSIKEEEKAIEEKETRIGENEKRHITLREKQKTVILELIQELENKKRESKEGEEIRNQNKWELVSLTSEFQNKLQSALIQLEDSKLNEAKDVLKQIRLDLYSEKLSDFLKKEDDFRNLLFDKDGILSKKESIDQEIEDLILENENLTRGIRDNQSNIILFRNRWEETRTQIVELEKKLLESNSRLENQQKEISVLEERIGEIQFRITSAKEQESVIREKKESLEKEVEFLEKEIEEAYQEFLSMSRILESEKETLQTLVEEISGIKSNISKNQEVFQNLLPLLSEKERTSSALKVQIDSLVEELYNDYSLTDSELETERGGLELEQKAEERRLRSAKSEIQLLGSINPLAIEEYRNIKEIYEHNLKQKQDIESSKKDIEEVLKRINEESEKLFQLTFERIKENFQETFSTLFNGGRATLELTEKEDSLNSGVEIMAEPPGKHVQNLRLLSGGEKSLTAIALLFAIYMVKPSPFCFLDEIDAALDEANKLRFCQILDRFKDKTQFIVVSHAQSTISRANAIFGVTNEEPGISKILSLRLDEAKSFSKQISQKTGTEN, from the coding sequence ATGCATTTAAAAAGCCTAAACATTGTTGGATTCAAAACATTTGCAGATGAGACCGAGATCAATTTTGATCCAGGGTTTACTGCAGTCGTAGGACCTAATGGTTCGGGAAAATCAAATATTGTCGATTCCGTTAAATGGGTTTTTGGTGAAAAAAGTGCCAAAGGTTTACGCGGCGAAAAAATGGACGATGTTATTTTCCATGGAACAGAGAGTAGGCGAGCCGCTGGATTTTCAGAAGTATCCATTCTTTTCGACAACGATGACCGTTTTTTTAATATCGATTACCCTTCTGTCAAGATCACACGTAGGCTTTACCCTGACGGAGAAAATGAATACTACTTAAATGATATCCGCACCACAAGAAAGGACATCGAAAAAACCTTACTCGATACTGGGATTGGTAAATCTAGTTATAGTATTTTAGAACAAGGTCGCGTTGACCAAATCCTCAATTCCAAACCAGAAGAAAGGCGTGCTATCTTTGAAGAGGCGGCCGGGGTTTCTCGGTTCAAATTAGACCGAAAAGAAGCGACTAAAAAATTAGAAGACACAAACCAAAACCTACTTCGCATCCATGACATTATGAGTTCCATGCAAAAGGATTTAGAAGTTAAAGAAAAACAATCCGAAAAAGCAGAACAATACTTCAAACTGAAATCTGATTTAGATGAATCTGATAAAAACTTACGTTACCTTAAACTCAAAGACTTCAAACGTAGGATGAAAAAATCGGATGAAGAATTGCAAGAGATCCGAGAAAAAAACAAATCGATTTTATCCCTCATCCAAAACGAAACCAATTTGATTTCCGAAAAGGAAACGATCAAAGAAGCGAAAGAAAGAGAGATTGCAGAGATTGATAAAAAATTATTCGATCATCTTTCCAAAAGCCAAATCCAAAAAGAAAAAATTGCTAAAAACAAAACCTTCATCCAAGAATATGAATTACGCATTGGTGAAATCTTATCTTCCTTAGAATTGGAAAACCAAGCGACCATCAAATTGGAAGTCGAAAAAAAGGCAATTGAGCTTGAAAACGAACGCCAAAGGGAAATCCAAGCAACTCTCCAAGAAGAAATTACAGAATTAGAATCCAAACGTGTTTCTTTAGAACTTTCCATCAAAGAAGAAGAAAAGGCAATTGAAGAAAAAGAAACTCGCATTGGGGAAAATGAAAAACGTCATATCACCCTTCGCGAAAAACAAAAAACTGTGATCCTCGAACTCATCCAAGAGTTGGAAAATAAAAAAAGAGAATCCAAAGAAGGGGAAGAGATCCGAAACCAAAACAAATGGGAACTAGTCTCTCTTACCAGTGAATTCCAAAATAAACTACAATCGGCTCTCATCCAATTAGAGGATTCAAAATTGAATGAAGCAAAAGATGTTTTAAAACAAATTCGATTGGATCTGTATTCGGAAAAACTCAGTGATTTCCTCAAAAAGGAAGATGATTTCAGAAACCTTCTGTTTGATAAAGATGGGATTTTATCCAAAAAAGAATCCATCGACCAAGAAATCGAAGATTTAATTTTAGAAAACGAAAACCTAACGCGTGGAATCCGAGACAACCAAAGTAATATCATTCTTTTTCGAAACCGATGGGAAGAAACAAGAACCCAAATCGTAGAATTAGAGAAAAAACTATTAGAATCCAATTCTCGTTTGGAAAACCAACAAAAGGAAATTTCCGTCCTTGAGGAAAGGATCGGAGAAATCCAATTCCGAATCACGAGTGCCAAAGAACAAGAATCGGTGATCCGTGAGAAAAAGGAAAGTCTTGAGAAAGAAGTAGAGTTCTTAGAAAAAGAAATCGAAGAGGCCTACCAAGAATTCCTTTCCATGAGCCGCATTTTGGAATCCGAAAAAGAAACCTTACAAACATTAGTGGAAGAAATCTCTGGAATTAAATCTAATATTTCTAAAAACCAAGAAGTATTCCAAAATCTTTTACCATTATTATCTGAAAAGGAAAGAACCAGTTCCGCATTGAAAGTGCAAATTGATTCCCTCGTGGAAGAGTTGTACAATGATTATTCCTTAACGGATTCGGAACTAGAAACAGAAAGGGGAGGATTAGAGCTGGAACAAAAAGCAGAAGAAAGACGCCTTCGTTCTGCCAAATCCGAAATCCAACTTCTTGGTTCCATCAACCCTCTTGCGATTGAAGAGTATCGCAATATCAAAGAAATTTACGAACACAACCTAAAACAAAAACAGGATATTGAAAGTTCGAAAAAAGACATAGAAGAAGTGTTAAAACGAATCAATGAAGAGTCTGAAAAACTCTTCCAATTAACATTTGAACGGATCAAAGAGAACTTCCAAGAAACATTTTCCACATTGTTCAATGGGGGACGAGCGACTCTAGAACTTACCGAAAAAGAAGACTCATTGAATTCTGGAGTAGAGATTATGGCAGAACCTCCAGGGAAACATGTTCAAAACTTACGTTTGTTATCTGGTGGTGAAAAATCACTTACGGCGATTGCACTTCTTTTTGCAATTTATATGGTGAAACCAAGTCCATTCTGCTTTTTGGATGAGATTGATGCAGCTCTTGATGAAGCAAACAAACTTCGTTTTTGCCAAATCTTAGACCGTTTCAAAGACAAAACTCAATTCATTGTTGTGTCTCACGCACAGTCTACCATCTCAAGAGCCAATGCGATTTTTGGAGTTACCAATGAAGAACCTGGGATCTCTAAGATCCTTTCGTTACGTTTGGATGAAGCAAAATCTTTCTCGAAACAAATTTCCCAAAAAACTGGAACAGAGAATTAA
- a CDS encoding Cys-rich protein, producing MKKTNHLFSILALVLFTGSIQAADFPKCKEACDKFYNCSVQVNPNATEEQKSTLRRGCEFNCNRPKYYNKIAGCLTAGDSCKAFSTCIMKEIQANK from the coding sequence ATGAAAAAAACAAACCATTTGTTTTCCATTTTGGCTCTAGTGTTATTCACTGGATCCATCCAAGCAGCAGATTTTCCTAAATGTAAAGAAGCTTGCGATAAGTTCTACAATTGTTCGGTCCAAGTGAATCCGAATGCAACAGAAGAACAAAAATCAACTCTCCGCAGAGGTTGTGAGTTCAATTGTAACCGACCAAAATACTACAATAAAATTGCTGGTTGCCTCACAGCAGGTGACAGCTGTAAAGCTTTCTCCACTTGTATCATGAAAGAGATCCAAGCAAACAAATAG
- the glnA gene encoding type I glutamate--ammonia ligase: MQFATPKFTSGKEVVEYAKKNGVLFYDFRFTDIKGMWHHVSYYVNSVNEDTFKGIPFDGSSIARWQPINASDMQLHPEISTAFLDPFTADKTLVMFCDVWDIYKNQYYEKCPRSIAKKALEFMNKSGIADTAYFGPENEFFVFDSLKVRDEINCQYYELDSNEGIWNTHSEIPGSNNTGKINFNSGHRPGTKGGYFPVAPIDSQVDLRAEFVKTLEAIGMETFVVHHEVAQAQGEIGVKFGTLIEAADNVQKLKYIVKMVAHKHGKTATFMPKPLFGDNGNGMHVHISLWKGGKNLFAGDKYQGLSDFAFNYVGGVLKYARACAAFTNASTNSYKRLIPGFEAPSILAYSAQNRSASCRIPFVSGEKAKRVEFRFPDSTANPYLAFASLLMAGMAGVAEKIDPGPAREEDLFELSLDEIREKGIRQMPHTLREAMEEMLAQREIFKQGDVFTENFLQTYQHYKFETEIWPWEGRPHPYEFLTTYSC; the protein is encoded by the coding sequence ATGCAGTTCGCAACCCCAAAATTTACTTCCGGAAAGGAAGTGGTTGAGTATGCCAAAAAAAATGGAGTCCTTTTCTATGACTTCCGATTTACGGATATCAAAGGAATGTGGCACCACGTTTCGTATTATGTGAATTCCGTAAATGAAGATACATTCAAAGGAATTCCTTTTGATGGATCTTCGATTGCTCGTTGGCAGCCAATCAATGCTTCCGATATGCAATTACATCCAGAAATTTCTACGGCATTTTTAGATCCGTTCACAGCAGACAAAACACTTGTTATGTTTTGTGATGTTTGGGACATCTATAAAAACCAATACTATGAAAAATGCCCAAGATCCATCGCGAAAAAAGCATTAGAATTCATGAATAAATCCGGTATTGCAGATACTGCATACTTTGGACCAGAAAATGAATTTTTCGTATTTGATAGTTTGAAAGTACGTGATGAAATCAACTGCCAATACTATGAGTTAGATTCAAATGAAGGGATCTGGAACACTCACTCTGAAATTCCAGGTTCAAACAACACAGGAAAAATCAATTTTAACTCTGGACACCGTCCTGGAACGAAAGGTGGTTACTTCCCAGTAGCTCCAATTGACTCTCAAGTTGACTTAAGAGCAGAATTTGTAAAAACATTAGAAGCCATTGGAATGGAAACCTTTGTGGTCCACCACGAAGTTGCCCAAGCACAAGGTGAAATTGGTGTTAAATTTGGAACACTCATTGAAGCTGCAGACAATGTTCAAAAGCTAAAATACATCGTTAAGATGGTTGCTCATAAACACGGAAAAACTGCTACCTTCATGCCAAAACCACTTTTTGGTGATAATGGTAATGGTATGCACGTTCATATCTCTCTTTGGAAAGGTGGTAAAAACCTTTTTGCAGGAGACAAATACCAAGGATTATCTGACTTCGCATTTAACTATGTAGGTGGAGTACTTAAGTATGCAAGAGCTTGTGCTGCGTTTACAAATGCATCTACTAACTCTTACAAACGACTCATCCCAGGATTTGAAGCACCATCGATCTTAGCTTACTCTGCACAAAACCGTTCTGCTTCTTGCCGTATCCCTTTTGTGAGTGGCGAAAAAGCAAAACGTGTGGAATTCCGATTCCCAGATTCTACAGCTAACCCTTATTTGGCGTTCGCTTCTCTTCTTATGGCTGGTATGGCTGGTGTGGCTGAAAAGATTGATCCAGGTCCTGCTCGTGAAGAAGATCTTTTTGAACTTTCATTGGATGAAATCCGTGAAAAAGGAATCCGCCAAATGCCTCACACGCTTCGTGAAGCAATGGAAGAGATGCTTGCTCAAAGAGAAATCTTCAAACAAGGAGATGTTTTCACTGAAAACTTCTTACAAACTTACCAACACTATAAGTTTGAAACAGAAATTTGGCCATGGGAAGGTCGCCCTCACCCATACGAATTCCTCACTACTTACTCTTGCTAA